A part of Gossypium hirsutum isolate 1008001.06 chromosome A07, Gossypium_hirsutum_v2.1, whole genome shotgun sequence genomic DNA contains:
- the LOC107926702 gene encoding putative phospholipid-transporting ATPase 9 codes for MTGGRRRKQHFSRIHAFSCGKASFKGDHSLIGGPGFSRVVYCNDPECFEASLRNYAGNYVRSTKYTLATFFPKSLFEQFRRVANFYFLICAILSFTPLSPYSAVSNVLPLVVVIGATMGKEAVEDWRRKKQDTEVNNRKVKMHQSDGIFEPTKWMDLKVGDIVKVEKDEFFPADLILLSSSYEEAICYVETMNLDGETNLKLKQASDVTSSLHDDASFQDFKATIRCEDPNANLYSFVGSLELGDEQYPLSPQQLLLRDSKLRNTDYIFGVVIFTGRDTKVIQNSTEPPSKRSKIEKRMDNIVYFLFAVLVGLSIIGSIFFGIETREDLENGKMRRWYLRPDDTTIYYNPKRAAVAAILQFLTALMLYSYLIPISLYVSIEIVKVLQSIFINQDLHMYHEETDKPAHARTSNLNEELGQVDTILSDKTGTLTCNSMEFIKCSIAGTSYGHGITEVERALAWRKGSPLAREVPEINDQVEEFKKEKPSVKGFNFVDERIMNGNWLKEPHADVIQKFLRLLAICHTAIPEVDEETGRISYEAESPDEAAFVVAARELGFEFYERTQTSISLYEFDLSGKKVERSYKLLNILEFSSSRKRMSVILQNEEGKLLLLCKGADSVMFERLAKNGQEFAEQAKEHIEEYADAGLRTLVLAYREINEEEYVEFNEKFTEAKNIVSADREEMIEEVAESIERDLILLGATAVEDKLQNGVPECIDKLAQAGIKIWVLTGDKMETAINIGFACSLLRQGMKQIIINSDTPEDKALEKSGDKTAAAAAYKASVLQQIAEGRLLLTSSNENSEALALIVDGKSLTYALEDDVKDAFLELAIGCASVICCRSSPKQKALVTRLVKTKTGSTTLAIGDGANDVGMLQEADIGVGISGVEGMQAVMSSDIAIAQFRFLERLLLVHGHWCYRRISSMICYFFYKNIVFGFTLFFYEIYASFSGQAVYNDWFLSFYNVFFTSLPVIALGVFDQDVSSRLCLKFPLLYQEGIQNVLFSWLRIIAWAFNGVLSATVIFFFCIRAVQHQAFRKGGEVVGLEILGTAMYTCVVWVVNCQMALSVSYFTYIQHLFIWGSIILWYIFLMAYGAMDPSISTTAYKVFIESCAPAGMYWLLTLLVLISSLLPYFIYSAIQVRFFPSYHQMIQWIRSDGQSDDPEYCHMVRQRSLRPTTVGYTARLEAKSRSSRKGGEDHQ; via the exons ATGACGGGCGGAAGGCGAAGAAAGCAGCATTTTAGCCGAATACATGCTTTCTCATGTGGGAAAGCATCATTCAAAGGGGATCATTCATTGATTGGAGGACCTGGTTTCTCAAGGGTTGTATATTGTAATGACCCTGAATGCTTTGAGGCCAGTCTTCGTAACTATGCTGGTAATTATGTTCGAAGTACAAAGTATACGCTTGCGACGTTCTTTCCCAAATCGTTGTTTGAGCAATTCAGGAGGGTGgctaatttttattttctcatatGTGCTATACTGTCTTTTACACCGTTGTCTCCTTACTCAGCTGTTAGTAATGTTCTTCCATTAGTTGTTGTCATCGGAGCTACTATGGGAAAGGAGGCTGTCGAAGATTGGAGACGAAAAAAACAG GACACTGAGGTCAATAACCGGAAAGTTAAGATGCATCAAAGTGATGGTATTTTTGAACCTACTAAATGGATGGATTTGAAAGTTGGAGATATAGTCAAAGTTGAAAAGGATGAATTCTTTCCTGCGGATCTCATTTTACTCTCTTCGAGTTACGAGGAAGCTATTTGCTATGTTGAAACGATGAACCTTGATGGCGAAACCAATTTGAAACTAAAACAAGCATCTGATGTAACTTCAAGTTTGCACGACGATGCAAGCTTTCAAGATTTCAAGGCTACCATTAGATGTGAAGATCCGAATGCAAACTTGTACTCTTTTGTTGGTAGTCTCGAGCTTGGAGATGAACAATATCCTTTATCTCCTCAGCAGCTTTTACTTAGGGACTCCAAATTACGGAACACGGATTATATTTTTGGTGTAGTTATCTTCACAGGCCGTGACAcgaaagttattcaaaattcaacgGAACCTCCTTCAAAAAGAAGCAAGATTGAGAAAAGGATGGATAATATTGTGTACTTTCTGTTTGCTGTCCTAGTTGGGCTTTCTATTATCGGGTCAATTTTCTTTGGCATAGAAACTAGAGAGGACTTGGAAAATGGAAAAATGAGGAGATGGTACCTTAGGCCGGATGACACTACAATTTATTATAACCCAAAAAGGGCAGCCGTTGCAgcaattttacaatttttgacaGCTCTCATGCTTTATTCATATTTGATTCCGATTTCCTTGTATGTATCCATCGAAATTGTCAAAGTTCTCCAGAGTATTTTCATCAACCAAGATCTGCATATGTACCACGAAGAAACCGACAAGCCAGCACATGCTCGGACCTCAAATCTAAATGAAGAACTTGGCCAGGTTGACACTATACTTTCCGATAAAACAGGAACTTTGACTTGCAACTCCATGGAATTTATCAAATGTTCTATAGCTGGAACATCGTATGGTCATGGAATTACTGAAGTTGAAAGAGCTCTCGCATGGAGAAAGGGTTCACCTTTGGCTCGAGAGGTGCCAGAGATCAATGACCAAGTAGAGGAGTTTAAGAAAGAAAAGCCATCGGTCAAAGGGTTTAATTTTGTGGATGAAAGAATCATGAACGGTAATTGGCTAAAAGAACCTCATGCTGATGTGATTCAGAAGTTCTTACGACTATTGGCTATCTGTCATACTGCAATACCTGAAGTGGATGAAGAAACCGGAAGAATTTCATATGAAGCCGAGTCACCAGATGAGGCAGCATTTGTGGTTGCAGCTAGGGAATTGGGATTCGAGTTTTATGAAAGGACACAAACAAGCATTTcattatatgagttcgatctcTCCGGGAAAAAAGTTGAAAG ATCTTATAAACTCTTGAATAtcttggagtttagtagctcgaGAAAGCGGATGTCTGTGATTTTGCAGAATGAGGAAGGCAAGCTGCTGCTACTCTGTAAAGGTGCCGACAG TGTCATGTTTGAAAGACTTGCAAAGAATGGACAAGAATTCGCAGAGCAAGCCAAGGAGCACATTGAAGAATATGCCGATGCCGGTTTGAGGACTTTGGTACTTGCATACCGTGAAATAAATGAGGAAGAATATGTTGAGTTCAATGAGAAATTCACAGAAGCCAAGAACATAGTGAGTGCAGATAGGGAGGAAATGATCGAGGAAGTGGCGGAGAGTATTGAGAGGGATTTGATTCTTCTTGGTGCTACAGCTGTTGAAGACAAACTTCAGAATGGG GTTCCGGAATGCATTGACAAACTTGCACAAGCTGGGATCAAGATATGGGTTTTGACAGGAGATAAGATGGAAACAGCCATTAATATTGG CTTTGCCTGTAGTTTGCTGAGACAAGGAATGaagcaaataataataaattcagatACACCGGAGGACAAGGCATTGGAGAAATCTGGGGATAAAACCGCTGCTGCAGCG GCATATAAAGCAAGCGTTCTCCAGCAGATAGCCGAAGGGAGGCTGTTGCTTACATCGTCAAATGAAAATTCTGAGGCATTGGCTTTGATTGTTGATGGAAAATCATTAACTTATGCTCTGGAAGATGATGTCAAAGATGCCTTCTTAGAACTTGCCATTGGGTGTGCATCCGTAATTTGTTGTCGTTCATCTCCTAAACAAAAGGCTCTA GTTACAAGACTGGTTAAAACTAAAACCGGAAGTACAACTCTTGCAATCGGTGATGGAGCAAATGATGTCGGTATGCTTCAAGAAGCCGATATCGGAGTTGGTATCAGCGGTGTAGAAGGAATGCAG gCTGTCATGTCAAGTGACATTGCAATCGCCCAGTTCCGGTTTTTGGAGCGCTTGCTTCTGGTGCATGGACATTGGTGTTATAGACGGATTTCATCAATG ATATGCTATTTCTTTTACAAGAATATTGTTTTTGGTTTCACCCTCTTCTTCTATGAGATATATGCATCATTCTCGGGACAAGCTGTATACAACGATTGGTTTCTTTCCTTCTATAATGTTTTCTTCACATCACTGCCTGTGATCGCTCTTGGAGTTTTCGACCAGGATGTCTCATCCCGTTTATGTCTTAAG TTTCCTCtattatatcaagaaggcattcaAAATGTCCTATTTAGCTGGCTTCGGATCATTGCGTGGGCATTTAACGGAGTCCTAAGTGCTACGGTCATCTTCTTCTTCTGCATCCGAGCAGTGCAACATCAAGCCTTCCGCAAAGGTGGGGAAGTTGTCGGTTTAGAGATCCTCGGCACCGCCATGTATACATGCGTGGTATGGGTCGTAAACTGCCAAATGGCATTATCAGTATCTTATTTTACGTACATACAACATCTCTTCATATGGGGCAGCATAATATTATGGTACATCTTCCTCATGGCATATGGAGCCATGGACCCGAGCATATCGACTACTGCCTACAAGGTGTTCATCGAATCCTGTGCGCCTGCTGGAATGTATTGGCTTCTTACTCTCCTTGTGTTGATATCTTCACTTCTCCCGTATTTCATTTACTCGGCTATCCAAGTCCGGTTTTTCCCCTCGTATCATCAGATGATACAATGGATTCGATCTGATGGTCAATCCGATGACCCTGAGTACTGTCATATGGTGCGACAGAGATCATTACGGCCCACAACAGTAGGGTATACTGCACGGTTAGAAGCAAAATCAAGAAGCTCAAGAAAGGGAGGCGAGGATCATCAATGA
- the LOC107926674 gene encoding ethylene-responsive transcription factor ERF073, with the protein MDSSRLTMVSQQDQSPNKNQTSIEPHEAQTMAENSEKRSNKKVINNGRRRYLGVRQRPSGRWVAEIKNSSQKLRLWLGTFDKPEEAALAYDNAAMVLRGNNAKTNFQYEGNLNLIGKVNINPRVYQLLQLTIMKNHARSALRFIKGKRMDPVDVDGFDTIVEETIFCDDNHHHHDHHDHHDHDEGGNNNNNKLCKVSLGNSKVYSSVVVAPSFCSSSIDQQGQKENNM; encoded by the coding sequence ATGGATAGCTCAAGATTGACTATGGTGTCTCAACAAGATCAAAGCCCTAACAAAAACCAGACCTCCATTGAACCACATGAAGCACAAACCATGGCTGAAAACAGTGAAAAAAGAAGCAACAAGAAGGTGATCAACAATGGAAGAAGAAGATACCTAGGGGTCCGACAAAGACCATCCGGAAGATGGGTGGCTGAGATCAAAAACTCATCTCAAAAGCTAAGATTATGGCTAGGGACTTTCGACAAACCAGAAGAAGCAGCTTTGGCTTATGATAACGCCGCCATGGTTTTACGGGGAAATAATGCCAAGACCAATTTTCAGTATGAGGGAAACTTGAATCTAATAGGAAAGGTTAATATTAATCCAAGGGTTTATCAGCTTCTTCAGCTAACAATCATGAAGAACCATGCAAGATCAGCTTTGAGATTCATTAAAGGGAAAAGAATGGATCCTGTTGATGTTGATGGTTTCGATACCATTGTTGAAGAAACTATATTTTGTGATGATAATCATCACCATCATGATCATCATGATCACCATGATCATGATGAAggtggtaataataataataacaagctTTGTAAGGTTTCACTTGGGAATTCTAAGGTTTATTCTTCTGTTGTTGTTGCTCCTTCCTTTTGTTCTTCTTCTATAGATCAACAAGGACAAAAGGAAAATAACATGTAA